A region of the Bacteroidia bacterium genome:
ACGAAAGAGTTCATAAGCTATTCAAAATAACAAAGTTAGATACTGTGTTTAATATCCAAAACTCAACCAAAGAGGTAATCAAAAAACTCAACGAATGAAAAAATCCGTAGATATTGTTTTGGGGCTGCAATGGGGCGATGAAGGTAAAGGTAAGGTAGTAGATGTTATCGCACCGAACTATGACATTATTGCCCGCTTCCAAGGCGGACCTAACGCAGGGCATACCATAGTCTTTAATAATCAAAAGTATGTTTTACACACAATTCCTTCGGGCATTTTTCATGAAAACATTACTTGTGTTATCGGAAATGGGCTAGTTATAGACCTGATAACCTTGCAGCAGGAAATTGAAAAATTGGTCAGTGATGGTATTCCTGTTCAAAAACGGTTGATTATCAGTGATAAAGCTCATTTAATTCTACCTACTCATAAGGCTTTGGACAGTGCATACGAACAAGCCAAAGGAACGAAAAAAATAGGTTCTACTCTAAGGGGAATTAGTCCTACTTATCAGGATAAAATTGGGCGCAATGGGTTACGCGTAGGGGATATTCTTTTATCCGATTTCAAAGACCGATACTATGCAATTACCGCTTATCATTACAAAATTTTGGAGCAGTACGAACATTCTATTGAAGGCATAGAAGCGCATCATAAAAAATTTTTTGAAGCTGTTGAGTTCATTCGGCAATTTGATATACAAGACACAGCCCTGTATCTCAATCAAGCTATACAGAGCAACAAAAAGATATTAGCAGAGGGTGCGCAAGGTTCATTGTTAGACATTGATTTTGGTTCATATCCTTATGTAACTAGCTCTAATACTACTGCTGCGGGGGCATGTACAGGCTTAGGCATTCCCCCAAGCACCGTAAATGAAGTGTATGGTGTATTCAAAGCTTATTGCACGCGGGTAGGCAGTGGACCTTTTCCCACAGAATTAGATAATGAAATAGGTGAACGCATTCGCGTAAAAGGAAATGAATACGGTTCTACTACAGGGAGAAAACGCCGTACAGGCTGGTTGGACATTCCTGCTCTCAACTATGCCATTATGTTAAGTGGCGTTACTCAACTCATTCAAACGAAGGCTGATGTATTATCCGATTTAGATGAAATTTTGATATGTGTAGGTTATTTGTATCAAGGTAAGCAAATAGACTATTTACCTTACAAT
Encoded here:
- a CDS encoding adenylosuccinate synthase, which encodes MKKSVDIVLGLQWGDEGKGKVVDVIAPNYDIIARFQGGPNAGHTIVFNNQKYVLHTIPSGIFHENITCVIGNGLVIDLITLQQEIEKLVSDGIPVQKRLIISDKAHLILPTHKALDSAYEQAKGTKKIGSTLRGISPTYQDKIGRNGLRVGDILLSDFKDRYYAITAYHYKILEQYEHSIEGIEAHHKKFFEAVEFIRQFDIQDTALYLNQAIQSNKKILAEGAQGSLLDIDFGSYPYVTSSNTTAAGACTGLGIPPSTVNEVYGVFKAYCTRVGSGPFPTELDNEIGERIRVKGNEYGSTTGRKRRTGWLDIPALNYAIMLSGVTQLIQTKADVLSDLDEILICVGYLYQGKQIDYLPYNLQEKIIPQYITVPGWKQDISQCRSVDELPTAFTHFIDTISRYLTVPIRYVSLGPDRSQFLCLCK